One window of Plasmodium berghei ANKA genome assembly, chromosome: 5 genomic DNA carries:
- a CDS encoding kelch protein K10, putative, with translation MGKKDKKSKEKKEKAKLKKEKQKLKSLKSKKKKTNSLNDEDFETICLYYENLNKKNKYGHININTTSNNSFVECEKPSPRSNCSITFINEEEFLLFGGEYNNNNELIAYNDLFKYNVVKDKWKYYFTTCKKPKPRCSHQAVYFNKKLYIFGGELCTNTQFFHYNDFWAFDIKNNVFEELETKNNKDDKPSPRSGHRMILWKSSIVMFGGFFDNGKSVEYFNDIYMYIINSNKWINLTNIYTNSLFKKLAESSNRTTPGKDSQNNDINNVSETVTNEKKKNRSNDSQILKSKFFKNFDLDSYMPSKRSSVSLFTDIKFKNIYIYGGYSQVKCTSRNAIGVYYNDLWVLNINFVCENNISVNFKKLKKSTFQPSKRVGFSTCVYKNSLFLFGGVFDQIDQSSSKKNTNKGNNSNSKNNNQIEESLNMNSIFFNDLYVFDMNKEHWSYLSLKNIEAPNLKKNTKELEEKGSNKLKLKENNENNSNNGDILVVNEEKIETEDEIKSSRKKKKNKLKDTDFLDSYDSTNLYNDDNDDEYYSNIFVYFDENGNKKIIQIDKDEGEKSETSNDKKECNSDITKNEESYILSNKEEKYNIVDQNIDNNYSVAKNCSYLKENNNNNTELNNGNINNSKEEKNNCCINGDISNFIIKAEVKEEIHEEINEINNLANSDIESNNEEHKKMKFIINDIEPIGRINSHIFVINKDLYLFGGMYEYKNNEIMLNDYWKINIFKREKWNLLDKGNLDEIYVEESDSSSIISIDDSNKDEKEIEDLILHNKIKKIENKIKMETFGLNFDPNESLNEFFARTKQHWLKELNIPNENKQSRKDAFILCEKKYVELKVYYKKIDKYRELLLDEEYDGSVDDDDSNENEENSSSIND, from the coding sequence atgggaaaaaaagataaaaaaagtaaagaaaaaaaggaaaaggcaaaattgaaaaaagaaaaacagAAACTTAAGTCattaaaatcaaaaaaaaaaaaaacaaatagtTTAAATGATGAGGATTTTGAAACAATATGTTTATActatgaaaatttaaataaaaagaataaatatggtcatataaatataaacacGACATCAAACAACAGTTTTGTAGAATGTGAAAAACCAAGCCCAAGGTCTAATTGCTCTATTACATTTATTAACGAAGAAgaatttcttttatttgggggtgaatataataataataatgaactAATAGCATACaatgatttatttaaatataacgtagtaaaagataaatggaaatattattttacaacATGTAAAAAACCAAAACCGCGATGTTCCCATCAAGCagtttattttaataaaaaattgtacaTTTTTGGTGGGGAATTATGTACGAATActcaattttttcattataatgATTTTTGGGCatttgatataaaaaataatgtctTTGAAGAATtggaaacaaaaaataacaaagaCGATAAACCATCGCCACGAAGTGGGCATAGAATGATACTATGGAAAAGTTCAATAGTTATGTTTGGTGGTTTTTTTGATAACGGGAAATCAGtagaatattttaatgatatatatatgtatataataaatagcAATAAATGGATTAACTTGACAAACATATACAcaaattcattatttaaaaagttaGCAGAAAGTAGTAATAGAACCACTCCTGGTAAAGATAGtcaaaataatgatattaataatgtATCAGAAACCGtaacaaatgaaaaaaaaaaaaatagaagtAATGACTCTCAAATTTTGAAGagcaaattttttaaaaattttgatcTCGATTCATATATGCCATCAAAAAGATCAAGTGTGAGTTTATTCAcagatataaaatttaaaaatatttatatttatggaGGATATTCCCAAGTAAAATGTACTTCAAGAAACGCAATTGGAGTTTACTACAACGATTTATGggttttaaatataaactttgtgtgtgaaaataatatttcagttaattttaaaaaattaaaaaaaagcacATTTCAACCATCGAAAAGGGTGGGATTTAGTACATgtgtttataaaaattcgctatttttatttggtgGTGTTTTTGATCAAATTGACCAAAGTTcttcgaaaaaaaataccaacaaaggaaataattcaaattcaaaaaataacaacCAAATAGAAGAATCCTTAAATATGAattccatatttttcaacgatttatatgtattcgATATGAATAAAGAGCATTGGTCTTATTtaagtttaaaaaatatagaagcaccaaatttaaaaaaaaatactaagGAATTAGAAGAAAAGGGatcaaacaaattaaaactgaaagaaaataatgaaaataacaGTAATAATGGTGATATTTTAGTAgtaaatgaagaaaaaatagaaacAGAGGATGAGATAAAATCGTCgagaaaaaagaaaaaaaataagctCAAGGATACTGACTTTTTAGATAGTTACGATTCAAccaatttatataatgatgacaatgatgatgaatattattctaatatttttgtatattttgatgaaaatggaaacaaaaaaattatacaaatagATAAAGACGAAGGTGAAAAATCAGAAACATCGaatgataaaaaagaatGTAATAGCgatattacaaaaaacgaagaatcatatatattatcaaataaggaggaaaagtataatattgtagatcaaaatattgataataattattcaGTCGCTAAAAATTGCTCATATTTgaaggaaaataataataataatactgaattaaataatggtaatataaataattcgaaagaggaaaaaaataattgttgTATAAATGGAGATATAagtaattttattataaaagcAGAAGTAAAAGAAGAAATAcatgaagaaataaatgagataaataatttagcAAACTCAGACATAGAAAGCAATAATGAAgagcataaaaaaatgaaattcataataaatgatatcGAACCTATAGGAAGAATAAATAgtcatatatttgtaataaataaagacttatatttatttgggGGGAtgtatgaatataaaaataatgaaattatgCTTAACGATTATTggaaaattaatatttttaaaagagaaaaatGGAATTTATTAGATAAAGGTAATTTAgatgaaatatatgtagAAGAATCTGATTCGAGCTCTATTATATCAATTGATGATTCCAACAAAGACGAAAAGGAAATTGAAGATTTAATACttcataataaaattaaaaaaatcgaaaataaaataaaaatggaaacaTTTGGATTAAATTTTGATCCTAACGAAAGtttaaatgaattttttgCAAGAACAAAACAACATTGGTTGAAAGAACTTAACATTccaaatgaaaataagCAAAGTAGAAAAGATGCTTTTATTTtgtgtgaaaaaaaatacgtAGAGCTTAAAgtatattacaaaaaaattgataaataCAGGGAATTGCTCCTAGATGAAGAATATGACGGAAGTGTAGATGACGACGAttcaaatgaaaatgaagaaaattcCTCTTCCATCAATGATTGA
- a CDS encoding phospholipid scramblase, putative, whose protein sequence is MRNQLVNASLKKTIYASNMINKDQNQNTNQQNMRHPNMNNPNVNNPNMNYPNVNNPNMNNQNMNNSNMNNPNVNNPNVNNPNVNNPNVNNPNVNNPNVNNPNVNNPNVNNPNMNNPNVNNPNVNNPNMNNPNMNNPNMNNPNVNYPNMNIPNMNYPNMNNPNVNYPNMNNPNMNYPNMNFQQYPYIIPPPQQQMAMFFNDWRTVLAPLKGCRIKQQFDDREFLADYVMGMKFDFNNKYLILDAGNELLKFTAIENSEFFSRNCLPKMCIPINMKILSYGKELVKPDIMVEKDCSFTICCLNRPIIKMYDFSNNNNKKLIGTIRPPFSCCSFKFDLFDASNKKIIYMDDTCCQMSILCPCPFGPFKFSNYYLRDAKTHERIAHLRKEVPFLKFVKRDIDNYTLNFEDVQNPEWKMMLLAFSLFLDYIYYDAK, encoded by the coding sequence atgcgCAATCAACTTGTAAATGCGtccttaaaaaaaacaatatatgcATCAAATATGATAAACAAGGATCAAAATCAGAACACCAACCAACAAAATATGAGACACCCAAATATGAACAATCCAAATGTGAATAATCCAAATATGAATTACCCAAATGTGAATAATccaaatatgaataatcaaaatatgaacaattCAAATATGAACAATCCAAATGTGAACAATCCAAATGTGAACAATCCAAATGTGAATAATCCAAATGTGAATAATCCAAATGTGAATAATCCAAATGTGAACAATCCAAATGTGAATAATCCAAATGTGAACAATCCAAATATGAACAATCCAAATGTGAATAATCCAAATGTGAACAATCCAAATATGAACAATccaaatatgaataatccaaatatgaataatccAAATGTGAATTACccaaatatgaatattccaaatatgaattacccaaatatgaataatccAAATGTGAATTACccaaatatgaataatccAAATATGAATTACCCAAATATGAATTTTCAACAATACCCGTATATAATTCCCCCACCACAACAACAAATGGCtatgttttttaatgattGGAGAACTGTCTTAGCCCCCTTAAAAGGTTGTAGAATAAAACAACAATTTGATGATAGAGAGTTTTTAGCTGATTATGTCATGGGTATGAAATTCGATttcaataataaatatttaattttagaTGCAGGAAATGAgcttttaaaatttacTGCCATTGAAAATTCTGAATTTTTTAGTAGAAATTGTTTGCCGAAAATGTGTATCCCaattaatatgaaaatattaagtTATGGAAAAGAATTAGTTAAACCGGATATTATGGTTGAAAAAGATTGTTCATTTACAATATGCTGCTTAAATAGACcaattattaaaatgtatgatttttcaaataataataataaaaaattaattggTACAATAAGACCTCCATTTAGTTGTTGCTCTTTCAAATTTGATTTGTTCGATGcatcaaataaaaagattATTTATATGGATGATACATGTTGCCAAATGAGTATTTTATGTCCATGCCCATTTGGACCATTTAAATTTAGCAACTATTATTTACGTGATGCTAAAACACATGAACGAATAGCACATTTACGAAAAGAAGTTCCTTTcttaaaatttgtaaaacGAGATATTGATAATTACACTTTAAATTTTGAGGATGTTCAAAACCCAGAATGGAAAATGATGCTTTTGGCATTTTCGTTATTTTtagattatatatattatgatgccaaatga
- a CDS encoding citrate synthase, mitochondrial, putative, which produces MKKIRNISRNAAFTKNKRDFDIFKSQYKKVFFHSAQKKKICEKQLNICNDKFVNENKTYIPSVYSCMFPIKKENILNKNHARYFSTNNINEPNLYIENYSKIKQHINTIDGEESIIMNILKEKTHDCIKKTREQLKTIIYTYPNTPISICTPNNVIGGLRNTIALITDTSILEKKKGILFRGRSVDRILKDFPKWDETCKYPMAEAMLWYLLTKEIPGVENLKLFSRELYCRANKIPQFVFEFIDSIPPFTHPMSQLISTVSFLESLSLFKIKYSEGILKKDYWKYILEDAVSLIAQIQVVGAYIFKRTFIDNSIKKGEGINLDIDLDWSANFSKLIGYDNNQVKDLLRLYFLLHSDHEGGNASAHVSHLIGSTLGNPYLSFSGCAIALYGPLHGLANQECLKFLLDIKNKLGDNKASYEFIEKYAKNYLNSGRVIPGYGHAVLRVPDPRFLAFRNFALANFPDDPLVEILEMCYKVIPGILSAAGKVKNPYPNVDCYSGSLLYHYGIKYPEYYTVLFAISRAIGVMSQLVLSRGLMYPLERPKSVDIHNLRKICEKNYVKIEEFE; this is translated from the coding sequence atgaagaaaataagaAACATATCACGTAATGCTgcatttacaaaaaataaaagagattttgatatatttaaatcccaatataaaaaagtattttttcatagtgcacaaaaaaaaaaaatatgtgaaAAACAACTAAATATCTGCAATGACAAATTTGTAAATGAGAATAAAACGTATATTCCTTCCGTTTATTCTTGTATGTTtccaataaaaaaagagaatattttaaacaaaaatcATGCTCGTTATTTTTctactaataatataaatgaaccAAACTTATATATTGAAAACTATTCTAAGATAAAACAACATATTAATACCATAGATGGTGAAGAATCTATAATTATGAACATTTTGAAGGAAAAAACACATGACTGCATAAAGAAAACAAGAGaacaattaaaaacaattatttatacatacCCCAATACGCCTATATCTATATGTACACCTAATAATGTGATTGGTGGTTTAAGAAATACTATAGCTTTAATTACTGATACATCGATTTTAGAGAAGAAAAAGGGAATATTATTTAGAGGTAGGTCTGTAGATAGAATTTTAAAAGATTTTCCAAAATGGGACGAAACATGTAAATATCCCATGGCCGAAGCAATGCTATGgtatttattaacaaaagAAATACCAGGAgtagaaaatttaaaactTTTTTCACGAGAGCTATATTGCCGAGCAAACAAAATTCCACAATTTGTTTTTGAATTTATAGATAGCATACCACCATTTACACACCCTATGAGTCAGTTAATAAGTACTGTTTCTTTTTTAGAATCATTATccttatttaaaataaaatattctgaaggaatattaaaaaaagattattggaaatatattttagaaGACGCTGTTTCTTTAATTGCTCAAATTCAAGTTGTGGGggcatatatttttaaaagaacGTTTATTGACAATTCTATTAAAAAAGGAGAAGGAATTAATTTAGACATAGATCTTGATTGGTCAGctaatttttctaaattgaTCGGCTACGATAATAATCAAGTAAAAGATTTGTTAAGATTGTACTTTTTATTGCATAGTGACCATGAAGGTGGAAATGCAAGTGCACATGTATCTCATTTAATAGGAAGTACATTAGGAAATCCATATTTGTCCTTTTCCGGATGTGCTATTGCATTATATGGGCCTTTGCATGGCTTAGCTAATCAAGAATGTCTAAAATTTTTGctagatataaaaaacaaattaggTGATAATAAAGCATCATATGaatttattgaaaaatacgcaaaaaattatttaaattctGGAAGAGTCATACCTGGATATGGTCATGCAGTTTTAAGAGTTCCTGATCCTCGATTTTTAGCTTTTAGAAATTTTGCTTTAGCTAACTTTCCAGATGATCCATTAGTGGAAATACTTGAAATGTGCTACAAAGTAATACCTGGAATTCTTTCAGCAGCTGGGAAAGTTAAAAACCCTTACCCAAATGTAGATTGTTATAGTGGctcattattatatcattatgGAATTAAGTACCCCGAATATTATACAGTATTGTTTGCTATTTCTAGAGCGATAGGTGTAATGTCACAATTAGTTTTATCCCGAGGTTTAATGTATCCATTAGAACGCCCCAAATCAGTCGATATACAcaatttaagaaaaatttgtgaaaaaaattatgttaaAATAGAGGAATTCGAGTAA
- a CDS encoding 4-hydroxy-3-methylbut-2-en-1-yl diphosphate synthase (ferredoxin), putative produces the protein MGYVKRLILFIIWFYCYIEMKTNILNHHSGISTIFVRAKNNDKKNMYQFLISDKSRSNNNVWEKGNCFGKIKKKMNFNSLSSDENNDYESIKKIETDEDKYNLIKNIKKYCECTKRYKRLPTREVKIGNIKIGGNNKISIQTMTSCDTRNVEECVNQIKRCKGLGADLVRLTVQGVQEVEASYRIKDMLLSQNITIPLVADIHFNPKIALMAAEVFDKIRVNPGNYVDGRKKWVDKVYKKKEFEDGKLFIKEKFVPLIEKCKQLNRAIRIGTNHGSLSSRMLSYYGDTPLGMVESAFEFSDLCIENNFFNIVYSMKASNAYVMIQSYRLLVAKQYEKGNDVLFPIHLGVTEAGFGDNGRIKSYLGIGSLLYDGIGDTIRISLTEDPWEELHPCKKLIENLKKRIFYTDQQDSSYFTDQNKGKNNPITKRNNRYTTLDFHNFNETFRNFNNIVKRKVVKKKNVMHEECTIGNAVTVKELEDSLQIFKDLNLELDKNGNLKKGAKTTDIIIINDFENLTNAAKKSVEKLMEAGLHVLIEYGPKSVELLKNLKVNEPNKQNILYYSTLTYILDLLEKNNKDGIEHNNVKGYIIILNGKEDIKAIEKIKDLNPQPLFFILKPDNIYEHVLVTRRLNEILHTLNIDIPYIHYANIDSNNYDDILVNSAVYVGTCLIDLMGDGLIVNVTDNNITAKKEQNEQIKTRVALNSFLTLNILQDTRIRLFKTDYISCPSCGRTLFNIQETTKKIMKLTGHLKGVKIAVMGCIVNGIGEMADAHFGYVGSAPKKIDLYYGKELVHRNIPEEEACDRLIELIKKHNKWEDP, from the coding sequence ATGGGTTACGTAAAACGAttaatattgtttataataTGGTTTTATTGCTATATAGAaatgaaaacaaatatCCTTAATCACCATTCTGGTATTTCTACCATATTTGTAAGagcaaaaaataatgataaaaaaaatatgtaccAGTTTTTAATAAGCGATAAAAGTAgaagtaataataatgtgtgggaaaaaggaaattgttttggaaaaataaaaaaaaaaatgaattttaaTTCACTTAGCagtgatgaaaataatgattatgaaagcattaaaaaaatagaaacaGATGAagacaaatataatttaataaaaaatataaaaaaatattgtgaATGCACTAAACGTTATAAAAGATTGCCAACACGCGAAGTAAAAATTGGAAATATAAAGATCGGgggaaataataaaatttctaTTCAAACAATGACAAGTTGTGATACTCGAAATGTCGAAGAATGTGttaatcaaataaaaagatGCAAAGGTTTAGGTGCTGATTTAGTAAGATTGACGGTTCAAGGTGTGCAAGAAGTTGAAGCAAGTTATCGTATTAAAGATATGTTATTATCACAAAATATTACTATTCCTTTAGTAGCAGATATACATTTTAATCCTAAAATTGCTTTAATGGCAGCAGAGGTATTTGACAAAATACGAGTTAATCCTGGAAATTATGTTGAtggaagaaaaaaatgggtAGATaaagtttataaaaaaaaagagttTGAAGATGgtaaattgtttataaaagaaaaatttgtaccattaatagaaaaatgTAAGCAATTAAATAGAGCTATAAGAATTGGTACTAATCATGGCTCTTTATCGTCAAGAATGTTATCATATTATGGTGATACACCATTAGGTATGGTTGAATCGGCCTTTGAATTTTCAGATTTAtgtatagaaaataatttttttaatatagtTTATTCTATGAAAGCATCAAACGCTTATGTTATGATACAATCATATAGATTATTAGTGGCTAAACAATATGAAAAGGGAAATGATGTATTATTCCCAATACATTTAGGTGTTACTGAAGCTGGGTTTGGCGATAATGGACGAATAAAATCTTATTTAGGTATCGGATCATTATTGTATGATGGAATAGGTGATACTATCCGCATTTCTTTGACTGAAGATCCATGGGAGGAATTACATCCTTGCAAAAAATTGATCgaaaatttaaagaaaagaatattttatacgGATCAACAAGATTCGAGTTATTTTACGGACCAGAACaagggaaaaaataatcccATTACTAAAAGAAACAATCGTTACACCACGTTggattttcataatttcaATGAAACATTTagaaattttaataatatagtaAAGAGAAAAGTtgtcaaaaaaaaaaatgtgatgCATGAGGAATGTACAATAGGTAATGCAGTTACTGTAAAAGAATTAGAAGATTctttacaaatatttaaagatttaaatttagaattggataaaaatggaaatttaaaaaaaggtGCCAAAACTACtgatataattattataaatgattttgaaaatttaacaAATGCAGCAAAAAAATCTGTTGAGAAATTAATGGAAGCAGGCTTACATGTATTGATAGAATATGGACCCAAATCTGTGGAGTtacttaaaaatttaaaagtaAATGAACctaataaacaaaatatattatattattcaacattaacatatatattagatttattagaaaaaaataacaaagaTGGAATTGAAcataataatgtaaaaggatatataataattttaaatggAAAAGAAGATATTAAAgctattgaaaaaattaaagattTAAATCCACAgcctttattttttatattaaaaccagataatatatatgagcATGTATTAGTTACAAGAAgattaaatgaaatactACACACtttaaatatagatataccttatatacattatgCTAATATTgattcaaataattatgatgaTATATTAGTAAATTCAGCAGTATATGTAGGAACTTGTTTAATCGATTTAATGGGAGATGGATTAATTGTTAACGTAactgataataatattactgcaaaaaaagaacaaaatgaacaaataaaaactaGAGTTGCattaaattcatttttaacactaaatatattacaagATACTCGTATCCGGCTATTTAAAACAGATTATATATCATGCCCTTCATGTGGTAGaacattatttaatatacaaGAAActactaaaaaaataatgaaattaacAGGCCATTTAAAAGGGGTTAAAATTGCTGTTATGGGATGTATAGTTAATGGAATAGGAGAAATGGCAGATGCCCATTTTGGTTATGTTGGAAGTGCgccaaaaaaaatagactTGTATTATGGAAAAGAATTAGTTCATAGAAATATTCCCGAAGAAGAAGCATGTGATCGATTGATAGAATTAATTAAGAAACATAATAAATGGGAAGATCCATAA
- a CDS encoding CDGSH iron-sulfur domain-containing protein, putative: MSWGQWWPHDPVVKTDSVDPYLVKVEKNKVYWYCACGSSKTQPWCDGGHKGIGIKPLMYIPQSSGYRLLSGCRQSTHLPHYDFSDLWVRANKNIPKAALFTYVACFSFGIMTTWLFHP, translated from the exons atgagTTGGGGACAATGGTGGCCTCATGATCCAGTCGTAAAAACAGACTCAGTTGATCCTTATCTTGTTAaagtagaaaaaaataag GTTTATTGGTATTGCGCGTGCGGGTCGAGTAAAACTCAACCATGGTGTGATGGGGGACATAAAGGAATAG gAATTAAGCCTTTGATGTATATACCGCAATCAAGCGGGTATAGACTTTTGAGTGGCTGCAGGCAAAGTACACATTTGCCGCATTATGATTTTTCCGATTTATGG gTTCGAGCAAATAAGAATATCCCGAAGGCTGCCCTATTTACATATGTTGCATGTTTTTCCTTTGGTATTATGACAACTTGGTTATTTCAtccataa